Proteins encoded by one window of Cannabis sativa cultivar Pink pepper isolate KNU-18-1 chromosome 4, ASM2916894v1, whole genome shotgun sequence:
- the LOC115713727 gene encoding uncharacterized protein LOC115713727: protein MDLVFDWSKTYAMYKGDYLVHLSTIYTTQEMEQIVCTLWSIWTERNRVVHGSSAKPASILASFAVNYLSNFRSATKKYHTAATSAPPLPTSVPGAAKWTPPTGLNLKLNVDAALDANRNIIGVGAVVRNSDGHVLAAMAKPIVGNFASHIMEAQAMFHSLNWVIQLQLPISVVETNAFLVANALQYGSTAISSYHDILLDVTSLLSFFPQVNVVHAKRSANMVAHSLAKFALGVEETCFWLEDLPQPFYSVVVNDIFV, encoded by the coding sequence ATGGATCTGGTTTTTGACTGGAGTAAAACTTATGCAATGTACAAAGGAGACTACCTGGTCCATCTCTCAACGATTTATACAACACAAGAGATGGAACAAATTGTTTGCACTCTTTGGTCAATCTGGACAGAAAGAAACAGAGTGGTTCATGGCTCTTCTGCAAAACCAGCTTCGATTCTTGCCTCCTTTGCTGTTAATTACCTATCAAATTTCAGATCAGCAACAAAGAAGTACCATACAGCAGCAACATCTGCTCCTCCTCTGCCTACATCAGTACCAGGTGCCGCGAAATGGACTCCACCAACTGGTTTGAACCTGAAATTGAATGTTGATGCCGCCCTTGATGCTAACCGAAACATTATTGGAGTTGGGGCTGTTGTTCGTAATTCAGATGGTCATGTTCTGGCTGCTATGGCGAAACCGATTGTTGGTAATTTTGCATCTCATATTATGGAAGCACAAGCTATGTTTCATAGCCTTAATTGGGTTATTCAGTTGCAATTACCAATTTCAGTTGTCGAGACAAATGCCTTTTTGGTTGCTAATGCTTTGCAATATGGATCTACTGCAATTTCTtcatatcatgatattttactaGATGTTACTAGTCTTCTTTCCTTTTTCCCACAAGTGAATGTTGTACATGCTAAACGCTCAGCCAATATGGTTGCTCACAGCTTAGCTAAATTCGCTTTAGGGGTGGAAGAGACTTGCTTTTGGTTAGAGGATTTACCTCAACCTTTTTACTCTGTTGTTGTAAATgacatttttgtttaa